In Macadamia integrifolia cultivar HAES 741 unplaced genomic scaffold, SCU_Mint_v3 scaffold2366, whole genome shotgun sequence, one genomic interval encodes:
- the LOC122066379 gene encoding chalcone synthase 2-like, which translates to MGSIGEIYEAHCSQGPATVLAIGTANPSNCVYQPEFPDFYFRSTKSEHMTELKDKFKRICDRSTITKRHLYMTEDIIAENPDFYNPMAPTLDARQDIMVVEVPKLAQQAALKAIEEWGQPKSKITHVVFTTISGVDAPGADFQLIKLLGLSPTVRRVMMYHLGCYGGGSVLRVAKDLAENNKGARVLVVCSELNSVSGFKGPTATDFHTLLGQAIFADGAAALIVGANPNTSVERPLFQLFSAGTRILPDSDDMVEGHLRQSGLSISLSKDVAKTIAGNIGKCMEEAFRKVGISDWNSIFWVSHPGGPAILDLIEVTLGLKEDKLKASRKVLSEFGNMSSPTVMFILDEMRNKSKKEGKATTGEGFDWGVLLGFGPGLTVETIVLRSIDTV; encoded by the exons ATGGGTTCAATTGGAGAAATCTATGAAGCGCACTGCTCGCAGGGTCCAGCCACAGTTCTGGCCATTGGCACAGCAAATCCATCCAACTGCGTGTATCAGCCTGAGTTCCCTGATTTCTACTTCAGATCCACAAAGAGTGAACATATGACTGAATTGAAAGACAAGTTCAAGCGAATCT GTGACAGATCAACAATCACAAAACGTCATCTCTACATGACTGAGGATATTATAGCGGAGAACCCTGACTTCTACAACCCTATGGCTCCAACACTTGATGCACGCCAAGATATTATGGTTGTCGAGGTTCCCAAGTTGGCTCAACAAGCAGCCTTGAAAGCCATCGAAGAATGGGGACAGCCCAAATCAAAGATCACCCATGTTGTATTCACCACCATTTCTGGTGTTGATGCACCTGGTGCCGACTTCCAACTCATCAAGCTACTTGGCCTTTCACCCACCGTCAGACGTGTCATGATGTATCACCTCGGCTGTTACGGTGGTGGCAGTGTCCTTCGTGTTGCCAAAGACCTTGCTGAGAACAATAAGGGTGCTCGTGTCCTAGTTGTTTGCTCGGAGTTGAACTCAGTTAGTGGCTTCAAGGGACCTACGGCAACCGACTTCCACACCTTGCTTGGGCAGGCAATCTTCGCAGATGGTGCTGCAGCTTTAATAGTTGGTGCAAACCCCAACACATCAGTGGAGCGCCCATTGTTCCAACTCTTCTCAGCTGGTACACGAATTCTCCCAGACTCAGATGATATGGTTGAAGGCCACTTGCGTCAATCAGGTCTTTCAATCAGCTTATCCAAGGATGTGGCTAAAACTATTGCTGGGAACATCGGAAAATGCATGGAGGAAGCATTCAGAAAGGTTGGTATTAGTGATTGGAACTCCATTTTTTGGGTCTCTCATCCTGGTGGGCCGGCAATTTTGGACCTAATTGAAGTGACCCTCGGTTTGAAGGAGGACAAACTGAAGGCATCAAGGAAAGTGTTGAGTGAATTTGGTAATATGTCGAGCCCCACTGTGATGTTCATTTTGGATGAGATGAGGAATAAGtctaaaaaggaaggaaaagccACAACTGGAGAAGGGTTTGATTGGGGTGTGTTATTAGGGTTTGGACCAGGTCTAACCGTTGAGACAATTGTCTTGCGTAGCATTGATACAGTTTAA
- the LOC122066378 gene encoding chalcone synthase 2-like → MGSVGEIYEAQRAQGPATVLAIGTANPTNCMYQPEFPDFYFRSTKSEHMTDLKDKFKRICDRSTIIKRHLYMTEDIIAENPDFYNPIAPSLDARQDIMVVELPKLAQQAALKAIDEWGQPKSKITHVVFTTISGVDAPGADFQLIKLLGLSPTVRRVMMYHLGCYGGGSVLRVAKDLAENNKGARVLVVCSELNSVSGFKGPTATDFHTLLGQAIFADGAAALIVGADPDTSVERPLYQLFSTGTRILPDSDDMVEGHLRQAGLSISLSKDVAKTIAGNIGKCLEEAFSKVGISDWNSIFWISHPGGPAILDLIEKTLGLKEEKLKASRKVLSEFGNMSSPTVMFILDEMRNKSLKEGKATTGEGFDWGVLLGFGPGLTVETVILRSISTI, encoded by the exons ATGGGCTCAGTTGGAGAAATCTATGAAGCTCAGCGCGCACAGGGTCCAGCCACAGTTCTGGCCATCGGCACAGCAAATCCAACCAATTGTATGTATCAGCCTGAGTTCCCTGATTTCTACTTCAGATCCACAAAGAGTGAGCATATGACTGATTTGAAGGACAAGTTCAAGCGTATCT GTGACAGATCAACAATCATAAAACGTCATCTCTACATGACTGAGGATATTATAGCGGAGAACCCTGACTTCTACAACCCTATTGCTCCATCGCTTGATGCACGCCAAGATATTATGGTTGTCGAGCTTCCCAAGTTGGCTCAACAGGCAGCATTAAAAGCCATCGATGAATGGGGGCAGCCCAAATCAAAGATCACCCATGTTGTATTCACTACCATTTCTGGTGTTGATGCACCTGGTGCCGACTTCCAACTCATCAAGCTCCTTGGTCTTTCACCCACCGTCAGACGTGTCATGATGTATCATCTAGGCTGCTACGGTGGTGGCAGTGTCCTCCGTGTTGCCAAGGACCTTGCTGAGAACAATAAGGGTGCCCGTGTTCTTGTTGTTTGCTCGGAGTTAAACTCAGTTAGTGGCTTCAAGGGACCTACTGCGACTGACTTCCACACTCTACTTGGGCAAGCAATCTTCGCGGATGGTGCTGCAGCTTTAATAGTTGGTGCAGACCCTGATACATCAGTTGAGCGTCCATTGTACCAACTCTTCTCGACTGGTACTCGAATTCTCCCAGACTCAGATGATATGGTTGAAGGCCACTTGCGTCAAGCAGGTCTTTCAATCAGCTTATCTAAGGATGTAGCCAAAACTATCGCTGGGAACATTGGAAAGTGCTTGGAGGAAGCATTCAGCAAAGTTGGTATTAGTGATTGGAACTCCATTTTTTGGATATCTCACCCTGGTGGCCCAGCAATTTTGGACCTCATTGAAAAAACCCTTGGTTTGAAGGAGGAGAAGCTGAAAGCATCAAGGAAAGTATTGAGTGAATTTGGTAATATGTCGAGTCCCACTGTGATGTTCATTTTAGATGAGATGAGGAATAAGTCTTTGAAGGAAGGGAAAGCCACAACTGGAGAAGGATTCGATTGGGGTGTGCTATTAGGGTTTGGACCAGGTCTAACTGTGGAGACAGTTATCTTGCGTAGCATTAGTACAATTTAA
- the LOC122066380 gene encoding chalcone synthase-like yields MGSVGEIYEAQRAQGPATVLAIGTANPSNCVCQPEFPDFYFRSTKSEHMTDLKDKFKRICDRSTIIKRHLYMTEDIIAENPDFYNPMASTLDARQDIMVVEVPKLAQQAALKAIDEWGQPKSKITHVVFTTISGVDAPGADFQLIKLLGLSPTVRRVMMYHLGCYGGGSVLRVAKDLAENNKGARVLVVCSELNSVSGFKGPTATDFHTLLGQAIFADGAAALIVGADPDISVERPLFELFSTGTRILPDSDDMVEGHLRQSGLSISLSKDVAKTIAGNIGKCMEEAFNKVGISDWNSIFWISHPGGPAILDLIEKTLGLKEEKLKASRKVLSEFGNMSSPTVMFILDEMRNKSKKEGKATTGEGFDWGVLLGFGPGLTVETIVLRSISTI; encoded by the exons ATGGGTTCAGTTGGAGAAATCTATGAAGCTCAGCGGGCACAAGGTCCAGCCACAGTTCTGGCCATCGGCACAGCAAATCCATCTAACTGTGTGTGTCAGCCTGAGTTCCCTGATTTCTACTTCAGATCCACAAAGAGTGAACACATGACTGATTTGAAGGACAAGTTCAAGCGTATCT GTGACAGATCAACAATCATAAAACGTCATCTCTACATGACTGAGGATATTATAGCGGAGAACCCTGACTTCTACAACCCTATGGCTTCAACACTTGATGCACGCCAGGATATCATGGTTGTCGAGGTTCCCAAGTTGGCTCAACAAGCAGCCTTAAAAGCCATCGATGAATGGGGGCAGCCCAAATCAAAGATCACCCATGTCGTATTCACTACCATTTCTGGTGTTGATGCGCCCGGTGCTGACTTCCAACTCATCAAGCTCCTTGGTCTTTCACCAACCGTCAGACGTGTCATGATGTATCATCTAGGCTGCTACGGTGGTGGCAGTGTCCTCCGTGTTGCCAAAGACCTTGCTGAGAACAATAAAGGTGCTCGTGTTCTGGTCGTTTGCTCGGAATTGAACTCAGTTAGTGGCTTCAAGGGACCTACCGCGACGGACTTCCACACCCTACTTGGGCAAGCAATTTTCGCAGATGGTGCTGCAGCTTTGATAGTTGGTGCTGACCCTGACATCTCAGTTGAGCGCCCATTGTTCGAACTCTTCTCTACAGGTACTCGAATTCTCCCAGACTCCGATGATATGGTTGAAGGCCACTTGCGTCAATCAGGTCTTTCAATCAGCTTATCTAAGGATGTGGCCAAAACTATCGCTGGGAACATCGGAAAATGCATGGAGGAAGCATTCAACAAGGTCGGTATTAGTGATTGGAACTCCATTTTTTGGATATCTCACCCTGGTGGCCCAGCAATTTTGGACCTCATTGAAAAAACCCTTGGTTTGAAGGAGGAGAAGCTGAAAGCATCAAGGAAAGTGTTGAGCGAATTTGGTAATATGTCGAGCCCCACTGTGATGTTTATTTTGGATGAGATGAGGAACAAGTCTAAGAAGGAAGGGAAAGCCACAACTGGAGAAGGGTTTGATTGGGGTGTGCTATTAGGGTTTGGACCAGGTCTAACTGTGGAGACCATTGTCTTGCGTAGCATTAGTACAATTTAA